CAATTGTTTGGCTGGATAATTCAGTTCTCTTCGGAGAGAAGCAACATATGATCCAGAAGGAAGGCAAAGGAAACAGGTTTGCAATTGTTTAGCTCATGCTTTCTCTTCTCAATGTATGTTGTGAGGTGAGGAGACAGGTTAGTCAGCAGATGAGAAGCTCCAAATAGTTTCTGGGGGGCCCAAAGAAGGCACACAGTGTATCCCCCTCTGCTCCATGCAGTCAGAGGTAAGAGCTCTGGGTCAGGACCAGTAATGTGAAATGAGGTTGTAGGGTAGGGGAAGGGGATTTTTCATCATCCTGGTTCCATTTCCAATCTGCAGCCAGGCTAGGTCTTCATTCAGGAGTCACTGAATGCTTCTGTTTGTATATTGTTTGGTTTTGACAGAAAGTTATGTTTTGTTGCAAAAGTATATACGTTATTTAATCAGATCAAAAAAATAGCATGCATTCATTCTACAAATACCAGCCCTGTGATGGGCCTGTTTGAAGCAAGCCAGCAATGTAATTCTCTTTTTCTTGTCTCATCCATGCTTTACAAGGAGGGTGGCTTTCCTGATAATTTTCCAGGAGCCAGAGACATCAAATCACAGTTGGTAACTGTGGGGGATTGTTTTCAGCCTCAGTCGTTTAGGGCATCTTCAGAATGGGATGGTCTTTAAGAAAGCATGGAAATAGGATTTGGTGAGCTTTCTAAGGAATCTCCCAAGGTCAGAGTTCAGCAACATGATTTTATGTTAAGTGAATGATTTTGATCATTTCTAGTCAATAAGACAGAGTCATTGAAAGGGCAGTTGGTTACCTGGCAGCACTCAGAAAATACTTAGTTTTCTTGAAATTGTTCCTAGACTGCTATCATTTCACTAGTATGTCACGATTCATAGCATTGCCATACACTCCGCATTTCTGTCCTTGTCACAAAAATTCGTTGTTCAATCAGGATAGTTCAGTCCTGTAAAAAAACTAGTAGTTACAGCACAAATAATTAATACCACAAAGATGCCAACATCATGAAAATCATTTGTCAAAACTAATGTTAAGAAGTGATACCAGCAGAATCCAGTTCTGATTTACTGGTGATTTGCCAACATAGAGACACACGGTATAGAACAGTGTGGAAACAGGAATTCCCTGATTCTGGAGGAAAAATCTGTGATTTCAGAATTAATTtggttttgaaacaaaacaaaaaacatcttgAATTTCCCTGTTTAATTTAATGATGGggtgaaaaaaacagaagaagggaAACGCTGGCTCAGTTGAAAGACTTTCTTTAGCGCCTGCTGTTTTTAATATATAACATATTtcaaaaatttaaaggaaaaatgaatttgCAAATAGCCTCCCTTACCCATGCATTACATTCCTAGAACACCACATGGAATATGTCATCATTTTCAAAATAGCTCTTGCCTAAGTGGAAGTGTCATCAAGACATGCAGGGTTTCTCAAGAAGTTTTAGTTTCAGTGAAGTCGTATCTGGTAGGGTAGGGATCTCAGAAGATTCTGCTGTCCTGTTTCAAATCAAGAGCTGTGTCTGTAAGGGGCACGGTATTGTCTGTAGTTCTGTCCCTAATGTGGGCATCTATGGCAGCATGAATGCAATATAAACCACAGTCATTCAGGGCTGTGGCTAATCAGGTCCATAACTGATAACAAACAAATCAACTGGCATGACAGGAAGGTTTGATTTGTCTGAAGCTATTTGCCTTCATCTATTTATCCATGCAATCTACATGAGCCCTGGAGCTAAGCAAAGCACATTATGTACATGAATGCAATACTTCATGGGCATGCCTGCTCTCCTGTCTTACTTAGATCTCCTGGTGCAATGGAGGACACGTCAAGTCAGAAGTCAGGACGGAGCAAAGACATACGGAGCTCCCTCACGCCAGAAGAGTCTCCTGTCCATTTTATACACATCAGGTTGGAGGAATATGAGCCTGTGAACCTCAGCACCCAGGATCTCATCCTAAAGAAAGCCAGAGAGGTCTGCCAATGCAATCATCAAACTATCATCACCTTCTTCTGTCACCTGTTCCCAGTGTTGGACTGGCTTCCCCGTTACAATGTCAAGACACAGTTGCTTGGGGATGTCATATCTGGGCTGTTGGTGGGGATAGTTGCCATTCCTCAGTCCATCTCATATTCCCTATTAGCGAACCAGGATCCCATCTATGGAATCTACACCAACTTCTTCTGCAATATCATCTACTTTGCTATGGCCACTTCGCGCCATAACTTCGTTGGCTCCTTTGGTGTCCTGTGCCTGATGATTGGGCAGTCTGTGAATCGGCACCTTCAGCTAGCAGGGTACAGTGACGACAATGCTGGCTCATCACCGATGGGGAATTCCACCTCCTCCGCTAATGGGACAGGTGCCTGTGACAGGAGTTGCTATGCCATCACTGTGGCCCTTTCCTTAAGCTTTCTGGTTGGTCTTTACCAGGTACAAATGTTCACTAttgtgctgtttcctctctgttctttctttgtCTCAGTTCAGACTTGAGTCACAACAAACCTTGGCTGAAATGACTAGACCTGACACTCTTGAACTGTAGTGATTTAGAAAACCCCAAACACACCTGACTTTGGGGTTGTGCTTTCCCCAGATGATAGGCCAGATCCTTAGATGTGTCTGAAACACGCTTAGGATCAGACTTggcaagggagggaagggaactgTGAACTACCTTCCCACCATCCCAGTCCTGGACCTGGGCTGATTCCTGGTGTAGTTTAGGGCTGCCCTCCAGTTCGAGCAAGTCCTCTAAGGACTATGCCCTCATCAGGGACCCCTCTAAAGGCCATTCTCCCTGGAAATGTCTCCACTGCCTAAGCCTAGCTGTTAGTAGGCAACTTCAGCCCCTTTCACTGGGACAACAAAAATTCACTGCATCACACTGTTTTTGCCACTAAGTGATACTCATAAGCTGCTTTGATTTAGCTACCCTTGGACTCTTAGTGTTAACTGCAGCCTTGTTTCTTTTAAGGAGACAGCGACAGGGACCTTGAAGTCTTCTTTGTATGGCATTTCTAGACACAGACAAGTCTAGGTCTCTTTAGTTTTCCATACCCCAAACTAACTACTTAAGATAAAGTCCTCTGTCTTGCACTGAATGCTCAGCAGACAGAGTAGCCAGATATGCTAAAGTGGAAGCAACTGACATAAAttgctggtcacctcttccagcCCTTCTCATGGATGTTAAAGGTATGACTGGCTTTCTTTTCAGATCCTGCTGGGGGTTTTACAGCTGGGCTTTGTGTCTGTCTACCTGTCAGAACCTCTCCTCAGCGGCTTTGTGACTGGCTCCAGCCTCACCATTATCACCTCCCAGATGAAGTATCTCCTGGGAGTGAAAATCCCTCGTCATGAAGGGGTGGGGTCCTTCATCTTGACGTGGGTTGACCTTTTCAGATACATCCAGAACACCAACATCTGTGACCTGGTGACCAGTCTGGTTGCTTTGGCCATCATTGTGCCTGTCAAAGAGATCAATGATCGGTATAAAGACAAGATGAAGGCCCCATTCCCCATAGAGCTGCTGGTGGTCATTGTAGCTACAGTACTATCGTACTACTTCAACTTTGAAGAGCGATACAAGTCTGCTGTTTGTGGGGACATCCCCACTGGCTTCAGGAAACCCACCCTACCAGATACAAAACTCTTTTCCAGCCTAGCAGTTGATGCTCTGCCCATTGCTATTATTGGCTTTGCCATGACTGTCTCCCTGGCAGAAATCTTTGGCAAAAAGCATGGCTACGCTGTTCGTGCCAATCAAGAGATGGTCGCCATTGGCATGTGCAACTTGATCCCTTCTTTCTTCTACTGCTTTGCCAGCTCCGCAGCCCTGACCAAGACTCTGCTGAAGGAATCCACGGGGACCCAGACGCAGGTCTCTGGCCTGGTCACCTCCTTGGTGCTGCTGCTAGTGCTGCTGTGGATTGCTCCACTCTTTTACTCGCTGCAAACATCCATCCTGGGGGTAGTCACCATTGTCAACTTGCGGGGTGGCCTGAGGAAGTTCTGCGACACCCCCCGAATGTGGCAACTCAGCAAGGTGGACACAGTGGTGTGGTGGATGACCATGCTGGCCTCCACACTGATCACCACAGAGATTGGGCTCCTTGTGGGTGTctgctttgctctgctctgcaTCATCTTCCGCACGCAGAGACCCAGGGCCGCGCTCCTGGGCAAGGTCAGCAACTCGGAAATCTATGAGGATCAATCCACTTACAAGCAGCTCAGCAGTATTGCCAACATCAAGATCTTCCGCTTTGAGTCATCTCTTTACTATGCCAACAAGGACTATTTCAAGACTATTCTCTATCAGAAAACTGGAGTAAACCCTACTCTGCTGGCTGCTAAGCATCGAAAGGTGGAAGCCCAGGCAAATGCAGACACAGGCAAGAGCAAGAGCTTTTTCTGCACCAGATCTGACTGTCTGAAACCTGCCAAGAAAAAGGCTGAGAAATCTCCAGCAGATGTCTGTCCTCCTTCCGTAGATATGCACACCTTAATCATTGACTGTGGGGCTATGCAGTTCATAGATACAGCGGGTTTCTCTGTGCTAAAGGAGATGCATCATGACTACAAGGATATTGGTGTCCAGGTACTCTTGGCCAACTGCAACCCTTCCATCCGCCACCTGCTCCAGGAGGGAGGTTGGGCTGGCAAGACAGACTGTGGCAGCCAGTTGGCTTTCCACAGTGTCCATGATGCAGTGAAGTTTGCTGAAAGGTGGTATCATGTGCAGcaggagagcaaggagaaaaaggaTGCTCTCCTGGACCCTGAAGACCTGAACTTCCAGGCATCTTTGTAGACCCATGTGTGAAGAATGGTTTCTCTTGGCGATGGGTTTGGTAtgtacttcagagcagttttAGGACGTTCGGAGCATTCAAAAAAGACTTCAATGAACTGCTAGAAGCAGGCACCGGGTAAAAAGTCTGGGGAAGGTGTGGACTTCAGAAGAGATTACCAACAGGTAAATAATCTGAGAGGCATTTCAAGGTCATGCAGATAAAAAGCCTAGATGGCTTTTAACCCTTCTCCTGCAGAGGCTGACTGGCATAAATGTGCTAGTTAAGGCTGGTCATTCCTTGCTGGAGAGCCCCAAAGTGAAAAATTGGAAGTATGgagaagaaggaataaaaatgctCTGCGTATCTCAGGATGGAAGAAATTTGCTAGGTACCAGAAGAGCCATGGCATGGTTTTCTGCACTGGGGTTGTACAATCATCGTCTGATTGTCCCATGGTGAAGTTTGAGAGAGGAAATATGGCCCTTTGAAACAACCCTAAGCAAGCAAGCAGTGTGCTGGGCATGAGAGAGGGTTACAGGAATGGGGATGAGAGAATGCCAGAACATAACAGCTGTGTCAGACTGCTGGTCTCAGCACAGATGGATGCTTCTGAGCCGGAAGGACTTCTGCCTCTCCTGGTCTGGCCTTGAAAATTGCCTCCAAAGGGGCATCCCCAGTCCCACCTGGCAGTGAGTGCGGGCTGCACGGCCCTGCTCTAGAACTTGAGTTCACCATTCATAGCCATGGTGCGAGCTGTGCCATCCCCATCCTCTGAGCCGCAAGGTCTGCTCCACTTCAGCACTGCAGCACGATTCCTGCCGCTGGCTGACAAAGCAGTGGGACAACCCTGGTGCAGGCTGCGGCTGGGGGGCACAGGGAGTCTAAGCTGAGCCCATCCTTCGGAGCGAGCCCACCTGTTGCTGCAGTACGAGCCTGTGCTGAGGGCAGCTGTGCGAGGCTGGAGCCCAGGGTGCCTGtctctggggctggccgtgggCGCTAGCTCGTATAACAAGGGAACAGTGGTACTTCTCCCTAATGCACCAGCCCTCTCAGGGGCAGGTTAGCTCGGAGCTGCATCTGTGAGGGATCTGCCCTCTCCCTGGGAACCTCTGGCTGCTGTCGGAGGCAGGCTTCCTTCACACCAGTCTCGTGTGCCTACTTCCCAAAGAAGGATTTTTGGAAAGGGCTAGGACAGCAAGAGAGATTGGGCAGCGACATGGGACTCTAGGCTTTCACGAGGAACTTTTATACAAAATGCCTCCCTCCAGTGCTTCTCATCCCCCCCCTCCCTTGTGTATCatctcttttaaaatgaaataccaTAAACCTGCCATCATTTTCTGCTGCCCTGCCTGGTGTTTGCTTCTCTGGTCTTGCACGAACACTTTTCTCCTGTGGTCACTGGGGGGCACGAGTGagctgtgctgcagagcctggAGACAGCActtccctctccttcttctctgccccatccttgtccctgtccctgtccctgtgccctgtccctgtgctcTGTGCTCTGTGCCTTGTCCCTGTTATGTGGAGTTTCCTTCTAGGTGCTCAAACAGGTGATAATCCTAGTGTCAATGTACTGCCCAAACCAGAAGAATTAGGGAAAGAGTGGGAGTAGGAAACCCCTTTCCTGCTCCAGTCTCTTGGAAATTGCATTGCGGAGAAATGTGTGTCCCAAAGCGGCTCTGGGTCCCAAGGCTGCAAGGCCACTAACCTGCCTCCTGAGAAGTGCGGCAACAGAGTGATTATGGTTTGAGCTTGCTCGAACTGCGGGGAGAAGGAGGCCAGTCTGGTGGGTGAGGCAGGAGACCTTCCCTTGGCAACGCTCAGGTCTGGGCTTACCCTGTCCCATGGCTGGCCTGTTGGGCCAGCGGGCAGGATCCCTGCCTCAGCTGTGCAGCACAGGGCACCAGGCTTGTTTTTAAAAACCACATGCTCACTTCTTCACTTGCCCTTGTGCATTCCTCATTTGCCACCTTTATTTTGGGCTGACCTCTCCCACACATCCATTCTGGAGTCAGGGTGGGGAACAGATCACATCTCCCAAACACCCTacaaaagcaacagcaaagcactttccttaaaaaaaaaaaaaaaaaaaaaaaaaaagcaatttcagaaAACTGCCCTGAGTTTGTTCAGCTGATAGCTGTTGTGCAGACTGTTTGTGTGGCTCAGGACAGTCTGCTTCAGAGGAAGAGAAATGCTTTTCCCTGGTGGTATTCACAGGCAGGGATTTGCATGACTTTTGGGAGTGAAATTACAGATTCTCTCTAAAGAAAATGTATCTGAGATCACCTGCTGCTTTTCATAAATTGTAGATCAAGAGTACTCATGCTGTAGCTAGCAATGGCCACAGTTTTCCCATTGTTTGGCATAAGCTGTACTACCTTCCAAATACACAGCCCTTCCAGATCATGACTATGGTCAGAGACACAGTGCTGCAAGTGAGAGCCTCGCTTAACTCAGCCAGGAGCGAGATATGGGGATGAGCTCAGGGATGTTGTCCCTGGGatgcagcagccctgctgtcagGGAGGGCTGGAGAATGGCCACACTTCTTGCCATCCTGGTGATGGAAAGCAGGAGCACCATG
This genomic interval from Apteryx mantelli isolate bAptMan1 chromosome 14, bAptMan1.hap1, whole genome shotgun sequence contains the following:
- the LOC106493565 gene encoding sulfate transporter-like, producing MYMNAILHGHACSPVLLRSPGAMEDTSSQKSGRSKDIRSSLTPEESPVHFIHIRLEEYEPVNLSTQDLILKKAREVCQCNHQTIITFFCHLFPVLDWLPRYNVKTQLLGDVISGLLVGIVAIPQSISYSLLANQDPIYGIYTNFFCNIIYFAMATSRHNFVGSFGVLCLMIGQSVNRHLQLAGYSDDNAGSSPMGNSTSSANGTGACDRSCYAITVALSLSFLVGLYQILLGVLQLGFVSVYLSEPLLSGFVTGSSLTIITSQMKYLLGVKIPRHEGVGSFILTWVDLFRYIQNTNICDLVTSLVALAIIVPVKEINDRYKDKMKAPFPIELLVVIVATVLSYYFNFEERYKSAVCGDIPTGFRKPTLPDTKLFSSLAVDALPIAIIGFAMTVSLAEIFGKKHGYAVRANQEMVAIGMCNLIPSFFYCFASSAALTKTLLKESTGTQTQVSGLVTSLVLLLVLLWIAPLFYSLQTSILGVVTIVNLRGGLRKFCDTPRMWQLSKVDTVVWWMTMLASTLITTEIGLLVGVCFALLCIIFRTQRPRAALLGKVSNSEIYEDQSTYKQLSSIANIKIFRFESSLYYANKDYFKTILYQKTGVNPTLLAAKHRKVEAQANADTGKSKSFFCTRSDCLKPAKKKAEKSPADVCPPSVDMHTLIIDCGAMQFIDTAGFSVLKEMHHDYKDIGVQVLLANCNPSIRHLLQEGGWAGKTDCGSQLAFHSVHDAVKFAERWYHVQQESKEKKDALLDPEDLNFQASL